The Vibrio pomeroyi genome window below encodes:
- the bamB gene encoding outer membrane protein assembly factor BamB codes for MKKMFPKAALCAIALGLLAGCAGEEDTVIMAPVPTVNSEFTPKQEWSTSVGDGVGHYFSKLTPELAYDKVFVASREGLVKALDPETGKELWKVDLEKEVLARLSGGLTAAYGKVFVGSENGEVIAMDESTGEELWRVSVNGEVLASPATESNMVLIHTSRGMMIALDQESGEQKWTISTEVPSLTLRGDSTPVAVSGGVFWGTANGRLAAAIVDRGQLIWQQPVGTPKGATEIDRLVDVDASPVVLGGTLYTVGINGQLIAIDLRSGKPVWKRNYSSAIDLASDGSRLFVVTDKDHVVAVDARSGTELWSTPLLENRLLTAPAIINGYVVVGDTEGYLHWLDRSSGEFVAQQLVDDSGFAVAPIELPEGYLVTTRNGDVKKLTISQ; via the coding sequence ATGAAGAAGATGTTTCCAAAAGCGGCGTTATGTGCGATTGCTCTTGGCCTACTAGCTGGCTGTGCAGGTGAAGAAGACACCGTAATCATGGCTCCAGTACCAACAGTAAACAGCGAGTTCACTCCTAAACAGGAATGGTCTACGTCGGTTGGTGATGGTGTTGGTCACTACTTTTCAAAACTAACGCCTGAATTGGCTTACGACAAAGTGTTTGTTGCAAGCCGTGAAGGTCTCGTTAAGGCACTTGATCCTGAAACAGGTAAAGAGCTGTGGAAAGTAGATCTTGAGAAAGAAGTACTGGCTCGTTTGTCTGGCGGCTTAACAGCAGCTTACGGCAAGGTGTTTGTTGGTTCTGAAAATGGCGAAGTGATCGCGATGGACGAATCGACAGGTGAAGAATTGTGGCGTGTATCAGTGAACGGTGAGGTGCTTGCATCCCCTGCGACTGAAAGCAACATGGTACTGATTCACACCAGTCGCGGCATGATGATCGCACTAGACCAAGAAAGCGGCGAACAGAAGTGGACAATCAGCACTGAAGTTCCGAGTCTAACACTGCGTGGCGACAGCACACCTGTTGCGGTTTCTGGTGGTGTATTCTGGGGCACAGCAAATGGTCGTTTAGCAGCCGCTATCGTGGACCGTGGTCAGCTTATTTGGCAACAGCCAGTAGGTACGCCAAAAGGTGCTACGGAAATTGATCGCTTGGTGGATGTTGATGCATCACCAGTTGTTCTTGGCGGCACACTGTATACCGTAGGTATCAATGGTCAGCTTATCGCTATCGATCTTCGTTCTGGTAAGCCAGTTTGGAAGCGTAACTACTCGTCTGCGATTGATTTAGCAAGTGACGGTAGTCGTTTGTTCGTTGTTACCGACAAAGACCATGTGGTTGCGGTTGATGCGCGTAGCGGTACTGAACTTTGGAGCACTCCATTGCTAGAAAACCGCTTACTGACAGCACCTGCTATTATTAATGGTTATGTAGTCGTGGGTGACACTGAAGGTTATCTGCACTGGTTAGATCGTTCATCGGGTGAGTTTGTTGCTCAACAGCTCGTCGATGATAGCGGCTTTGCGGTTGCACCAATTGAATTACCTGAAGGCTACTTAGTGACGACTCGCAATGGCGATGTAAAGAAACTGACGATTAGCCAATAA
- the der gene encoding ribosome biogenesis GTPase Der: MVPVVALVGRPNVGKSTLFNRLTRTRDALVADFPGLTRDRKYGHAHFSEHDFIVIDTGGIDGTEEGVETKMAEQSLAAIDEADVVLFMVDGRAGLTPSDVAIAKHLRQLEKPSMLVVNKVDGIDPDAASADFWQLGVEDMYQIAAAHGRGVTALIDLALNPFAEALKAENGEVSDLTEFEDEEEEQVEFTEEEAEEEFKRLQDQPIKLAIIGRPNVGKSTLTNRILGEERVVVYDMPGTTRDSIYIPMQRDEREYVLIDTAGVRRRKNINETVEKFSVVKTLKAIEDANVVLLLIDARENISDQDLSLLGFALNAGRSIVIAVNKWDGLDNDVKERVKKELDRRLGFVDFARIHFISALHGTGVGHLFESVQEAYKSATTRVGTSVLTRIMKMATDDHQPPMVRGRRVKLKYAHAGGYNPPIIVIHGNQVRNLPDSYKRFLMNYYRRSLEIMGTPIRIQFQNSENPFEAKTNKLTISQERKRKRMMSMVKGRK; encoded by the coding sequence ATGGTACCTGTTGTTGCTCTAGTAGGGCGTCCGAACGTAGGTAAATCTACGTTATTTAACCGATTGACTCGAACTCGTGATGCATTGGTTGCGGATTTCCCTGGCTTAACGCGTGACCGTAAATACGGCCATGCTCATTTTAGCGAGCATGACTTTATTGTAATTGACACTGGCGGTATCGACGGTACTGAAGAAGGTGTTGAAACTAAAATGGCTGAACAGTCGCTAGCGGCGATTGATGAAGCTGATGTTGTTCTATTTATGGTAGATGGCCGTGCTGGTCTAACACCATCTGACGTAGCGATTGCTAAGCACCTTCGTCAGCTTGAAAAGCCTTCAATGCTAGTAGTAAACAAGGTTGACGGTATCGACCCTGATGCTGCAAGTGCTGACTTCTGGCAACTAGGCGTAGAAGACATGTATCAAATCGCAGCTGCGCACGGTCGTGGTGTAACAGCGCTGATTGATCTTGCTCTAAACCCGTTCGCAGAAGCACTAAAAGCGGAAAATGGCGAAGTAAGCGATTTAACTGAGTTTGAAGACGAAGAAGAAGAGCAGGTTGAATTTACAGAAGAAGAAGCTGAAGAAGAATTCAAGCGTCTTCAAGATCAACCAATCAAGCTAGCGATCATTGGTCGTCCTAACGTAGGTAAATCAACACTAACTAACCGTATTCTTGGTGAAGAGCGTGTGGTTGTTTACGATATGCCTGGTACGACGCGTGACTCTATCTACATCCCAATGCAGCGTGACGAGCGTGAATACGTTCTAATCGATACTGCGGGTGTTCGTCGTCGTAAGAACATCAACGAAACAGTAGAGAAGTTCTCAGTAGTTAAAACACTGAAAGCGATTGAAGATGCGAACGTTGTATTGCTGCTTATCGATGCTCGTGAAAACATCTCTGATCAAGATCTAAGCTTGTTAGGTTTTGCATTGAACGCAGGTCGTTCAATCGTGATTGCGGTAAACAAGTGGGATGGCCTAGATAACGACGTTAAAGAACGCGTTAAGAAAGAGCTAGACCGTCGTTTAGGTTTCGTTGATTTCGCACGTATTCACTTTATCTCTGCACTTCACGGTACAGGTGTTGGTCACTTGTTTGAGTCTGTTCAAGAAGCTTACAAGTCAGCGACGACTCGTGTTGGTACTTCTGTTCTAACTCGTATTATGAAGATGGCAACTGATGATCACCAACCGCCTATGGTTCGTGGCCGTCGTGTGAAACTGAAATACGCGCACGCTGGTGGCTATAACCCACCGATTATCGTTATCCACGGTAACCAAGTACGCAACTTGCCAGATTCATACAAACGATTCTTGATGAACTACTACCGTCGTTCACTAGAGATTATGGGTACACCAATTCGCATTCAATTCCAGAACAGCGAGAACCCATTTGAAGCTAAGACTAACAAGCTGACAATCTCTCAAGAGCGCAAACGTAAGCGTATGATGAGCATGGTTAAAGGCCGTAAGTAG
- a CDS encoding alanyl-tRNA editing protein produces the protein MTTSDLITQTEAVTPTITQFCHEAWQLTAKALYVESDSNKTYLITDVTPFHPVSHIWPDHPADQGFVTVGDVQYPVEECLVGAIEQSTGKLHIAADIPVKRDTEGWVFVVVHQLPASASMINVNDEVVLSVDKAYQASLSRGHSAGHIAFLALNKVLAESYWRKDADRKDPLGSYDFNSYAQVTSFVTPELCTDKYRLGKTLKKRGLNVADMLANLEGIEADINQMISGWLAQPTPVAMRLEGEALTDSRYWEWQLDAETFVSIPCGGTHIENTSELNALSVKLTQLDDQHIEMLTHVIR, from the coding sequence ATGACCACTAGCGATTTGATTACACAAACTGAAGCAGTCACACCAACTATTACTCAATTCTGTCATGAAGCGTGGCAACTGACGGCGAAAGCGTTGTATGTAGAAAGCGACAGCAATAAAACCTACCTGATTACTGATGTGACGCCTTTTCACCCTGTCAGTCATATTTGGCCTGATCACCCGGCAGACCAAGGCTTTGTGACTGTTGGTGACGTTCAATATCCAGTGGAAGAGTGCCTTGTTGGTGCAATAGAACAATCTACTGGCAAGCTTCATATCGCAGCAGATATTCCTGTTAAGCGTGATACGGAAGGTTGGGTGTTTGTGGTTGTCCACCAGCTACCCGCATCAGCTTCTATGATTAATGTTAACGACGAAGTGGTGTTGTCGGTAGATAAAGCGTATCAAGCAAGCTTGAGTCGTGGTCACAGTGCGGGCCACATTGCTTTCTTAGCGTTGAATAAAGTATTGGCTGAGAGCTACTGGCGCAAAGATGCCGACAGAAAGGATCCGCTTGGCAGCTACGACTTTAATAGCTACGCACAAGTGACCAGCTTTGTGACTCCTGAGCTGTGCACTGATAAGTATCGTTTGGGTAAAACTCTGAAGAAGCGCGGCTTGAACGTTGCAGACATGCTTGCAAACCTTGAAGGTATCGAAGCCGACATTAACCAGATGATTTCAGGTTGGCTCGCACAGCCAACGCCTGTCGCGATGAGACTGGAAGGTGAGGCTCTAACTGACTCTCGTTACTGGGAATGGCAGCTGGATGCTGAGACGTTTGTGTCGATTCCGTGTGGTGGTACTCACATCGAGAACACCTCAGAGCTTAATGCGTTATCGGTCAAATTAACCCAGTTAGATGACCAACACATTGAAATGCTGACGCATGTAATTCGATGA
- a CDS encoding sensor domain-containing diguanylate cyclase encodes MEQQFLLEGHRAVNSLLRKLALGMDRKDLNHKIIQLTEQLFGQRMASILLLNSESNTLHLEYAPNLPDFYNQQIEGVGIGAGIGSCGEAAALKKAVMISNINTHPNWAPFLALTNQANLHACWSVPIISSHGHVLGTFAIYSQYVSEPHEFELEILELLASLYSVALEKYELENQLNFFANRDSLTHSLNRRALLREAEQVLTKRCFGQKVMACLFVDVDKFKSINDTYGHSFGDDVLLAVVKVLDEATTACAKIGRYGGDEFVVFSCFDDQESVLNFYRSLERTLEQALYINDTQFAVSVGLSYEKDPESLEALIAQADKNMYQIKQAKSQQ; translated from the coding sequence ATGGAACAACAATTTTTATTAGAAGGCCACCGAGCAGTCAATAGTTTGCTTCGGAAGCTTGCCCTTGGGATGGATCGCAAGGACTTAAACCATAAGATCATTCAGCTTACTGAACAGCTTTTTGGTCAGCGTATGGCTTCAATCTTACTGCTCAACTCCGAGTCAAATACTCTGCATCTTGAATATGCCCCGAATCTACCTGATTTTTATAATCAACAGATAGAAGGAGTCGGCATTGGTGCCGGGATTGGTTCTTGTGGTGAGGCGGCGGCGCTTAAAAAGGCTGTTATGATCTCCAATATTAATACACACCCAAATTGGGCACCTTTCTTAGCCTTAACCAATCAAGCCAATCTTCATGCGTGCTGGTCAGTGCCAATCATCTCTTCACATGGTCATGTATTAGGTACTTTCGCGATTTACAGCCAATATGTTTCTGAACCCCATGAGTTTGAACTAGAGATCCTAGAGCTATTAGCGTCTCTGTATTCAGTCGCACTAGAAAAGTATGAGTTGGAGAATCAACTCAACTTTTTTGCCAACCGCGACTCTCTGACACACAGTTTGAATCGTAGAGCCTTATTAAGAGAAGCTGAACAAGTGTTAACCAAGCGCTGTTTTGGACAAAAAGTGATGGCGTGCTTGTTTGTTGATGTCGATAAATTCAAATCAATCAACGACACCTATGGTCATAGCTTTGGTGATGACGTGCTTTTAGCGGTTGTCAAAGTACTGGATGAGGCGACCACAGCCTGTGCCAAGATAGGGCGTTATGGTGGTGATGAGTTTGTGGTGTTCTCTTGCTTTGACGATCAAGAAAGCGTGCTTAACTTTTATCGAAGCTTAGAAAGAACCTTGGAACAGGCTCTCTATATTAACGACACTCAATTTGCAGTCAGTGTAGGGCTTTCTTATGAAAAAGATCCTGAGTCGTTAGAAGCTTTGATCGCACAAGCTGATAAGAACATGTACCAAATCAAGCAAGCTAAGTCTCAGCAGTAG
- a CDS encoding zinc ribbon domain-containing protein: MSENICPKCQSELGWDGKYHCESCQAHFTKVGFCPECSCQLEKLQACGAANYFCNADCNELKSKSRVKFEFQAAD; the protein is encoded by the coding sequence ATGAGTGAAAATATCTGCCCTAAGTGCCAGTCAGAGTTAGGCTGGGATGGTAAGTATCACTGTGAAAGTTGTCAGGCTCACTTTACCAAAGTTGGTTTCTGCCCAGAGTGCAGCTGCCAGTTAGAGAAGCTTCAAGCTTGTGGTGCTGCCAACTATTTTTGTAATGCTGACTGTAACGAGCTTAAATCTAAGTCGAGAGTAAAATTCGAGTTCCAAGCTGCGGACTAG
- the urtA gene encoding urea ABC transporter substrate-binding protein codes for MNKVFNLSLAALCTTLSFSSASVLAADETIKVGVLHSLSGTMAISETTLKDTVLMLIDEQNKKGGLLGKKLEPVVVDPASNWPLFAEKARELIEKEKVDVVFGGWTSVSRKSMLPVFEELNSILFYPVQYEGEESSKNVFYTGAAPNQQAIPAVDYLMEELEVERWVLAGTDYVYPRTTNKILEAYLKDKGVAEEDIMINYTPFGHSDWQSIVSDIKKFGEAGKKTAVVSTVNGDANVPFYKELGAQGISSEDIPVIAFSVGEEELSGMDTEPLVGHLAAWNYFMSVDTEANEEFVETWQSFIKSEKRVTNDPMEAHYVGFNMWAQAVTNAGTTDPESVQDALIGVSVPNLSGGYSTMLPNHHITKPVLIGEIQDDGQFDIVWETTGLVAGDAWSSYLPESAKLFSSWSKPFSCGAFNVETKKCSGGN; via the coding sequence ATGAACAAGGTGTTCAATTTATCGCTAGCTGCACTGTGTACAACACTTTCATTTTCTTCTGCATCAGTGCTTGCGGCTGACGAAACCATCAAGGTCGGCGTTTTACATTCACTGTCCGGCACCATGGCGATCAGTGAAACCACGCTAAAAGATACCGTGCTAATGCTCATCGACGAGCAGAACAAAAAGGGCGGCTTGCTGGGTAAAAAGCTAGAGCCAGTGGTTGTTGACCCTGCGTCAAACTGGCCGCTATTTGCAGAAAAAGCGCGTGAGCTTATCGAAAAAGAGAAGGTCGATGTGGTCTTCGGTGGTTGGACATCGGTATCGCGTAAATCGATGCTGCCAGTATTTGAAGAGCTCAACAGCATCCTCTTCTACCCAGTTCAGTATGAAGGTGAAGAGTCTTCGAAAAACGTTTTCTACACCGGCGCTGCGCCAAACCAACAAGCAATTCCTGCTGTGGATTACTTGATGGAAGAGCTTGAAGTGGAACGTTGGGTACTCGCGGGTACGGATTACGTTTACCCACGTACGACCAACAAGATCCTTGAAGCCTACCTAAAAGATAAAGGTGTCGCAGAAGAAGACATCATGATCAACTACACGCCATTTGGTCACTCTGATTGGCAGTCTATTGTTTCAGACATCAAAAAGTTCGGCGAAGCAGGTAAGAAAACCGCAGTGGTTTCTACTGTGAACGGCGATGCGAACGTACCTTTCTACAAAGAGCTCGGCGCTCAAGGTATCTCATCTGAAGACATCCCGGTAATTGCATTCTCTGTTGGTGAAGAAGAACTGTCAGGTATGGACACTGAACCACTGGTTGGTCACCTAGCGGCTTGGAACTACTTCATGAGTGTTGATACCGAAGCCAATGAAGAGTTCGTTGAAACGTGGCAGTCATTCATCAAGAGTGAAAAACGTGTCACCAACGATCCAATGGAAGCGCACTATGTTGGCTTCAACATGTGGGCGCAAGCGGTAACCAACGCGGGCACAACCGATCCTGAATCTGTACAAGATGCCTTGATTGGCGTGTCTGTTCCTAACCTTTCTGGCGGCTACTCTACCATGCTGCCAAACCATCACATTACTAAACCTGTCCTGATCGGTGAAATCCAAGACGATGGTCAATTCGATATCGTTTGGGAAACCACAGGCCTTGTTGCGGGTGATGCTTGGTCGAGCTACTTACCTGAATCAGCGAAGCTGTTCTCTAGTTGGTCTAAGCCATTCTCATGTGGTGCGTTTAACGTCGAAACCAAGAAGTGTTCTGGCGGTAACTAG
- the urtB gene encoding urea ABC transporter permease subunit UrtB, producing MKNVLNVFKALLLMAVSAQLAFAGITDEASFTKALVGKKTSDKELAIDWVIETQEEDVSKPILDGWLNGNLYYFNDKQSEQYKQLYLIQSIKTATSAQSVWDESSLSIENARQFKKVRVNNKLRGILRGEIASIGLNSGNPDVRYKAVVDLLGTKDSDIIDRLAVLRTSESEGKVAELMDLSLAIFTSLDKSATIEERVVSIDRVGDFKHSVVLKTLNQLLNSEQDPNILAAAERAMDDYQQSQALYSGVETVFFGLSLGSVLVLAGIGLAITFGVMGVINMAHGELIMIGAYTTYVLQLLMPNHIGLALILSIPAAFIVSGLVGIAIERSVIRHLYGRPLETLLATFGISLILQQAVRSIFSPLNRSVSTPEWMSGALQLNPMLSLTYNRLYIILFCGLVFMGLLMVLKKTPLGLQVRAVSQNRGMARAMGIRSERVDAMTFGLGSGVAGVAGVALSQLTNVGPNMGQAYIIDSFMVVVFGGVGNLWGTLVAGLSLGLFNKILEPWAGAVLAKILVLVFIILFIQKRPRGLFPQRGRAAEG from the coding sequence ATGAAAAACGTATTGAACGTATTTAAGGCGCTATTGCTTATGGCAGTCAGTGCTCAGTTGGCTTTTGCTGGAATAACGGATGAAGCTAGCTTTACCAAGGCGCTAGTTGGTAAGAAAACATCGGATAAAGAATTGGCTATCGATTGGGTTATTGAGACACAAGAGGAAGACGTGTCAAAACCTATTTTGGATGGCTGGTTAAACGGAAATCTCTATTACTTTAATGACAAACAGAGTGAGCAATATAAACAGCTCTACCTGATTCAAAGCATTAAAACGGCTACCTCGGCTCAGTCGGTGTGGGATGAATCAAGCCTCAGTATCGAGAATGCTAGACAGTTCAAAAAAGTTCGCGTGAACAACAAGCTTCGCGGGATCTTGCGTGGGGAAATTGCCTCGATTGGACTGAACAGCGGTAACCCAGATGTGCGTTATAAAGCGGTTGTGGATCTGCTCGGTACCAAAGATTCTGACATTATCGATCGTTTAGCTGTACTCAGAACCAGTGAATCAGAGGGCAAAGTCGCTGAGTTGATGGACTTGTCGTTAGCTATTTTCACCTCTCTTGATAAGAGCGCCACGATTGAAGAGCGTGTGGTTTCGATTGACCGAGTCGGTGACTTCAAACATTCAGTGGTACTCAAAACCTTGAATCAATTGCTCAATAGCGAACAAGACCCAAACATATTGGCAGCGGCAGAGCGTGCGATGGACGATTATCAACAGAGCCAAGCACTTTACTCGGGTGTTGAGACTGTGTTCTTTGGCTTGAGCTTAGGCTCTGTCTTGGTGTTGGCAGGCATAGGCTTGGCGATCACTTTTGGTGTGATGGGCGTAATCAACATGGCCCATGGCGAGCTGATCATGATTGGCGCTTACACCACCTACGTATTGCAGTTGTTGATGCCGAACCACATCGGTTTAGCGCTGATTCTCTCTATTCCGGCGGCATTTATTGTGTCTGGTTTGGTTGGCATCGCGATAGAGCGAAGCGTAATTCGTCACCTTTATGGTCGTCCACTGGAAACCTTGCTTGCGACCTTCGGTATCAGCTTAATCTTGCAACAAGCCGTTCGCTCTATTTTCTCTCCTTTGAACCGCTCAGTGAGCACACCTGAATGGATGTCTGGTGCACTTCAATTGAATCCAATGTTGTCTCTGACCTACAACCGACTTTATATCATCTTGTTCTGTGGTTTGGTGTTTATGGGCTTGTTGATGGTTCTGAAAAAGACGCCACTAGGTTTGCAGGTTCGTGCGGTTTCTCAAAACCGTGGCATGGCGCGTGCGATGGGCATTCGTTCTGAACGTGTTGATGCGATGACCTTTGGCTTAGGCTCTGGCGTTGCGGGTGTCGCAGGTGTCGCATTGTCTCAACTGACTAACGTTGGCCCGAATATGGGGCAAGCGTACATCATTGATTCTTTCATGGTGGTGGTGTTCGGCGGAGTCGGCAACTTGTGGGGAACATTAGTCGCAGGTCTGAGTCTTGGTTTGTTCAATAAGATCTTAGAGCCATGGGCTGGCGCAGTACTCGCCAAGATTCTAGTACTGGTTTTCATCATTCTATTTATTCAAAAACGCCCACGCGGATTATTCCCGCAACGTGGTCGTGCAGCTGAAGGTTAA
- the urtC gene encoding urea ABC transporter permease subunit UrtC produces the protein MQSKSFVLSAMRGDKGGQLTILAILAAVILIPLANTMLPSGHPLHVETFTISLMGKYLSYAMLALALDLVWGYLGILSLGHGAFFALGGYAMGMYLMRQIGDRGVYGDPILPDFMVFLDWSALPWFWQGFDQFWFACLMVVLVPGALAYLFGYLAFRSRVSGVYLSIMTQALTYALMLAFFRNEMGFGGNNGLTDFKDIIGLSLQSDAVKIGLFVATGISLILSYIACRMVVTSRLGRVALAIRDTESRTRFMGYDVDGIKLWVFVLSAVIAGIAGALYVPQVGIINPGEFAPLNSIEIVVWVALGGRATLFGAIVGALIINYAKSWFTVEFPEVWLFALGGLFVLSTMYFPQGVIGFVSEKWQQLRKASTSKGEGQGKDDQHKGKEAIA, from the coding sequence ATGCAGTCTAAATCATTTGTACTTTCGGCGATGCGTGGTGATAAAGGTGGCCAACTGACCATCCTTGCCATTCTTGCAGCCGTGATTCTTATTCCACTGGCTAACACCATGTTGCCAAGTGGGCATCCGCTTCATGTTGAGACCTTCACTATCTCACTGATGGGCAAATATCTGAGCTACGCAATGTTGGCGTTGGCACTCGATCTGGTGTGGGGCTACCTCGGAATACTGAGCCTAGGCCACGGTGCTTTCTTTGCGCTTGGTGGTTATGCGATGGGCATGTATCTGATGCGTCAGATTGGTGACCGTGGGGTTTATGGTGATCCAATCCTACCTGACTTTATGGTGTTCCTTGATTGGTCAGCATTGCCGTGGTTCTGGCAGGGCTTTGATCAGTTCTGGTTTGCTTGTCTGATGGTGGTGTTGGTACCGGGCGCATTGGCTTATTTGTTTGGTTATTTGGCTTTCCGTTCTCGCGTGTCTGGTGTTTATCTTTCGATCATGACTCAAGCGTTAACTTACGCCTTGATGCTGGCATTTTTCCGCAACGAGATGGGCTTTGGCGGCAACAACGGGCTGACGGACTTTAAAGACATCATCGGCCTGAGTTTGCAGAGTGATGCGGTCAAGATTGGTCTGTTTGTCGCGACGGGTATCTCGCTCATCCTCAGCTACATCGCGTGTCGTATGGTAGTGACCAGTCGATTGGGGCGTGTTGCGCTGGCGATTCGAGATACTGAGTCTCGTACTCGCTTTATGGGTTACGACGTCGATGGCATCAAGTTATGGGTCTTCGTTTTGTCTGCGGTTATCGCGGGGATTGCGGGTGCTTTATATGTTCCCCAAGTCGGCATCATCAACCCTGGAGAGTTTGCACCGCTTAACTCGATTGAGATTGTGGTTTGGGTTGCCTTGGGTGGTCGCGCCACTTTGTTTGGTGCCATCGTTGGTGCTCTGATCATCAACTACGCCAAGAGCTGGTTTACCGTTGAATTCCCAGAGGTGTGGTTATTCGCTCTCGGTGGTCTATTCGTTCTCTCGACTATGTACTTCCCACAAGGTGTGATTGGCTTTGTCAGTGAAAAGTGGCAACAGCTGCGTAAGGCATCGACTTCAAAAGGCGAAGGACAAGGTAAGGATGATCAACACAAAGGCAAGGAGGCGATCGCATGA
- the urtD gene encoding urea ABC transporter ATP-binding protein UrtD: protein MTTFNSVKESVQAFTRRDEVFDYLKPDVHPAIDTRHNVLLYVEGVNKSFDGFQAINDLNLYIKEGELRCIIGPNGAGKTTMMDIITGKTKPDTGEVWLGSNINLLKMNEAEIANAGVGRKFQKPTVIECLTVWQNLELAMAGDRSVWATFTAVMSGEQKDKLTSVLELIHLKDEAANLAGNLSHGQKQWLEIGMLLMQNPKLLLVDEPVAGMTHQEMDRTSELLNSLAGKHSVVVVEHDMDFVRSIASHVTVLHQGHVLAEGTMDQVQAHPEVKQVYLGE from the coding sequence ATGACCACATTTAACAGCGTAAAAGAGTCGGTTCAGGCGTTCACTCGTCGAGACGAAGTTTTTGATTACCTTAAACCCGATGTTCATCCTGCCATCGATACCCGTCACAACGTGTTGTTGTACGTGGAAGGCGTTAATAAAAGCTTCGATGGTTTCCAAGCGATAAACGACCTCAACCTTTATATCAAAGAGGGCGAGCTGCGCTGCATCATTGGTCCTAATGGCGCAGGTAAAACGACCATGATGGACATCATCACCGGGAAAACTAAGCCAGACACTGGCGAAGTGTGGCTAGGTTCGAACATCAATCTACTCAAGATGAATGAAGCTGAAATTGCTAACGCAGGCGTTGGGCGTAAGTTCCAAAAGCCGACCGTGATTGAATGTTTAACTGTGTGGCAGAACCTTGAATTAGCCATGGCAGGTGATCGCTCGGTGTGGGCCACTTTCACTGCCGTGATGTCTGGCGAGCAGAAAGACAAACTGACTTCGGTACTAGAGCTTATTCACCTTAAAGACGAAGCGGCAAACTTGGCGGGCAACCTGTCTCACGGGCAAAAGCAGTGGTTAGAGATCGGTATGTTGCTGATGCAAAATCCTAAGCTGTTGCTGGTGGATGAACCTGTTGCAGGTATGACTCACCAAGAGATGGATCGCACCTCTGAATTACTCAACTCATTGGCGGGTAAGCACTCAGTGGTCGTGGTTGAACACGATATGGATTTCGTTCGTTCGATTGCTAGCCATGTCACTGTGCTTCATCAAGGTCACGTGTTGGCAGAAGGCACCATGGATCAAGTGCAGGCTCACCCTGAAGTTAAACAAGTTTATCTCGGAGAATAG
- the urtE gene encoding urea ABC transporter ATP-binding subunit UrtE gives MLEVKSVNQYYGESHTLWDLDMHIPEGKCTVLMGRNGVGKTTLLQCIMGLVKVESGDISLSGESLLKTDAEDRSRQGIGYVPQGRQIFPMLTVQENLEVGLPIREKGDRKIPEFIFDIFPVLKEMLHRRGGDLSGGQQQQLAIGRALVVNPKLLILDEPTEGIQPNIVQEIGDIIRMLNEKMGLTVLLVEQKLPFARKVGDRFCILDRGRQVAEGEMTGLDESLIKEYLTV, from the coding sequence ATGTTAGAGGTTAAATCAGTTAATCAATATTACGGTGAGAGCCACACCTTGTGGGATTTAGATATGCACATCCCAGAGGGCAAATGCACGGTGTTAATGGGGCGCAACGGTGTCGGTAAAACCACCTTGCTGCAATGCATCATGGGGTTAGTTAAGGTTGAAAGTGGTGACATTTCTCTATCGGGCGAGTCGCTACTGAAAACAGATGCCGAGGATCGTTCTCGTCAAGGGATCGGTTATGTACCGCAAGGTCGTCAGATATTCCCGATGCTCACCGTTCAAGAAAACCTAGAGGTCGGCCTACCGATTCGTGAGAAGGGCGATCGTAAGATCCCAGAGTTCATCTTCGATATCTTCCCTGTCTTGAAAGAGATGCTGCATCGCCGCGGTGGTGACTTATCGGGTGGTCAGCAGCAACAACTGGCGATTGGTCGTGCGCTGGTGGTTAATCCAAAGCTATTGATCTTGGATGAGCCGACGGAAGGTATTCAACCCAATATTGTGCAAGAGATTGGCGACATCATTCGCATGCTCAACGAGAAAATGGGACTCACGGTTCTATTGGTTGAGCAGAAGCTGCCATTTGCTAGAAAGGTCGGTGACCGTTTTTGTATTCTCGACCGTGGACGTCAGGTGGCTGAAGGTGAAATGACAGGGCTCGATGAGTCCTTGATTAAGGAGTATTTAACCGTATGA